Proteins from a genomic interval of Mycolicibacterium grossiae:
- a CDS encoding primosomal protein N': MLSVPHLDRDFDYLVSAEQSDDAQPGVRARVRFHGRLVDAFILERRSDTDHPGKLGWLDRVVSAEPVLVPEVRRLAEAVAARYAGTRPDVLRLAVPPRHANVEKQVLPDLPASTCAEVDPTAWARYGRAPGFLTALAEGRAARAVWQALPGEQWADRLAEAAAVVIGGGRGALAVLPDQRDVDALHAAATRLVDPDRVVALSAGLGPAERYRRWLAVLRGRARFVIGTRSAVFAPVADLGLVIVWDDGDDSLAEPRAPYPHARDVGMLRAHQVRCAALVGGLSRTAEAQALVRSSWAHDLVATRHVVRAHAPRVVALDDSAFAQERDPAARTARLPTMALDAARRALAAGTPVLVQVPRRGYVPALACNRCRTIARCRHCTGPMSLPGADSPGAVCRWCGRAEAALRCRRCGSDAVRAVVVGARRTAEELGRAFPGTAVVTSGGEALVPAVSGDPALVVATPGAEPVAAGGYGAALLLDGWALLGRQDLRAAEDALRRWMAAAALVRSRADGGVVAVVAESAIPTVQSLIRWDPVGHAEAELDARHEVGLPPAAHMAAIDGEAAAVAALVAAAELPASAEVLGPVDLPPGARRPAGEPTGGPVIRMLVRVPRGEGLDLAAAVRRATGVASARHDQQPVRVQIDPLHIG, from the coding sequence ATGCTGTCGGTGCCGCACCTCGACCGCGACTTCGACTACCTGGTGTCCGCCGAGCAGTCCGACGACGCGCAACCGGGGGTGCGGGCGCGGGTCCGGTTCCACGGCAGGCTGGTCGACGCGTTCATCCTCGAGCGGCGCTCCGACACCGACCATCCCGGCAAGCTCGGCTGGCTCGACCGCGTGGTGTCCGCCGAACCGGTCCTGGTTCCGGAGGTCCGCCGGCTCGCCGAGGCCGTGGCCGCCCGCTACGCCGGCACCCGGCCGGACGTGCTGCGGTTGGCGGTGCCCCCGCGGCACGCGAACGTCGAGAAGCAGGTGCTGCCCGACCTTCCCGCGTCGACGTGCGCCGAGGTCGACCCGACGGCGTGGGCGCGCTACGGCCGGGCGCCGGGCTTCCTCACCGCGCTCGCCGAGGGCCGGGCCGCCCGCGCGGTGTGGCAGGCGTTGCCGGGCGAGCAGTGGGCGGATCGGCTGGCCGAGGCGGCGGCCGTCGTGATCGGCGGGGGCCGCGGCGCGCTGGCGGTGCTGCCCGACCAGCGCGACGTCGACGCCCTGCACGCCGCCGCCACGCGGCTCGTCGACCCGGACCGCGTCGTCGCGCTCTCGGCCGGGCTCGGTCCCGCCGAGCGCTACCGCCGCTGGCTCGCCGTGCTGCGCGGCCGGGCCCGGTTCGTCATCGGCACGCGCAGCGCGGTGTTCGCACCCGTCGCCGACCTCGGCCTGGTGATCGTCTGGGACGACGGCGACGACAGCCTCGCCGAACCCCGCGCCCCCTACCCGCACGCGCGCGACGTCGGCATGCTGCGCGCCCACCAGGTGCGCTGCGCCGCCCTGGTCGGCGGGCTGTCCCGCACGGCGGAGGCCCAGGCGCTGGTCCGCTCGTCGTGGGCGCACGACCTGGTGGCCACCCGGCACGTGGTGCGCGCGCACGCCCCCCGCGTCGTCGCACTCGACGACAGCGCCTTCGCCCAGGAGCGCGATCCGGCGGCACGCACCGCGCGGCTGCCGACGATGGCGCTCGACGCCGCGCGCCGCGCGCTCGCCGCCGGCACGCCCGTGCTGGTGCAAGTGCCCCGGCGCGGGTACGTGCCGGCGCTGGCGTGCAACCGCTGCCGCACCATCGCCCGGTGCCGGCACTGCACCGGGCCGATGTCCCTGCCCGGCGCGGACAGCCCCGGCGCGGTGTGCCGCTGGTGCGGCCGGGCCGAAGCGGCGCTGCGCTGCCGGCGGTGCGGGTCGGACGCGGTCCGCGCCGTCGTCGTCGGGGCCCGCCGCACCGCCGAGGAACTCGGCCGCGCCTTTCCGGGCACCGCGGTCGTGACCTCCGGCGGCGAGGCGCTGGTGCCCGCCGTGTCCGGCGACCCGGCGCTGGTGGTCGCCACCCCGGGCGCCGAGCCGGTCGCCGCCGGCGGCTACGGCGCCGCGCTGCTGCTCGACGGCTGGGCGCTGTTGGGGCGACAGGACCTGCGCGCCGCCGAGGACGCGCTGCGCCGCTGGATGGCGGCGGCGGCGCTGGTCCGGTCCCGCGCCGACGGCGGTGTGGTCGCGGTGGTCGCCGAGTCGGCGATCCCAACCGTGCAGTCGCTCATCCGGTGGGATCCGGTCGGGCACGCGGAGGCCGAACTCGACGCCCGCCACGAGGTGGGTCTGCCGCCCGCGGCGCACATGGCCGCCATCGACGGCGAGGCCGCGGCGGTTGCCGCGCTGGTCGCCGCTGCCGAGCTGCCGGCCTCGGCGGAGGTGCTCGGACCGGTCGACCTGCCGCCGGGGGCGCGGCGCCCGGCGGGGGAGCCGACCGGGGGACCGGTGATCCGGATGCTGGTGCGGGTGCCGCGCGGGGAGGGTCTCGACCTCGCGGCCGCGGTGCGCCGCGCGACCGGGGTCGCCAGCGCCCGCCACGACCAGCAGCCGGTGCGTGTGCAGATCGACCCGTTGCACATAGGGTAG
- a CDS encoding DUF2207 domain-containing protein produces MRRLIGWSILVGLIAIGLLWPVPFAGGSSGGGAQDAAEDPVVITDYRADLVVTADGTLQAVETITGDFPAGRHGIFRYWDVANQNDASVRQRPEIASISLDGQPVNHQLLWEDADRFRVAKIGDPDSTLIPGEHVYEIRYRIRGVLDPAGSGADRRFAGAVGRPDAGASAFYWNVVAPSWNNRIDRVRVRVTLPAAVPGAACSVGFGVGRACTDLAVRGDTVEFGAANLPPRTPVTVRAAVDAPPPPRGELPWPQRWDRVLGQSAIAAVWVLGIAVAAGALGYLWYRSTVEPPPGFPVQYAPPPGLGPVQTEFIRTESVPGNGLTATLFHLADRGLVELRQVNASHWDVRGTAQRSAWADVDPVGVAVGSALKVMGPGTEFEAKKTASSGKKLEKAKADMAVAVRKWAADEGLVEKRRAELWVRSANALAAILALCGFLRWGFPATMWGLPFAVFFAATVRAWADGVGSRRTAKGRELWSAAGGFHRLLATDSAETRFDFAARRDLYTAYVPYAVAAGTAALWAKKYSDATGDVAPQPGWYQSSSSSGGWTAASSGGGDFDGFTSALTSSIGAYTASQSSSSSGGGSSGGSSGGGGGGGGGGGGGSW; encoded by the coding sequence GTGCGCCGACTCATCGGGTGGTCGATCCTGGTGGGGCTCATCGCCATCGGGCTGCTGTGGCCGGTGCCGTTCGCCGGCGGATCGTCGGGCGGCGGAGCGCAGGACGCCGCCGAGGATCCCGTCGTCATCACCGACTACCGCGCCGACCTCGTCGTCACCGCCGACGGCACGTTGCAGGCGGTCGAGACCATCACCGGCGACTTCCCGGCCGGGCGGCACGGCATCTTCCGCTACTGGGACGTGGCGAACCAGAACGACGCGTCGGTGCGGCAACGCCCGGAGATCGCGTCGATCTCCCTCGACGGTCAGCCGGTGAACCACCAACTGCTGTGGGAGGACGCCGACCGCTTCCGCGTCGCGAAGATCGGCGACCCGGACAGCACGCTCATCCCCGGTGAGCACGTCTACGAGATCCGCTACCGCATCCGCGGCGTGCTCGACCCGGCGGGCAGCGGCGCCGACCGCCGCTTCGCCGGCGCCGTGGGCCGACCCGACGCCGGGGCGTCGGCGTTCTACTGGAACGTCGTCGCGCCGTCGTGGAACAACCGCATCGACCGGGTCCGGGTCCGGGTCACCCTGCCCGCGGCCGTGCCCGGCGCCGCGTGCTCGGTGGGCTTCGGCGTCGGACGGGCCTGCACCGACCTCGCCGTGCGCGGCGACACCGTCGAGTTCGGCGCCGCGAACCTGCCGCCCCGCACCCCGGTCACCGTGCGCGCCGCGGTCGACGCGCCGCCGCCGCCGCGGGGGGAACTGCCCTGGCCGCAGCGCTGGGACCGCGTCCTCGGGCAGTCCGCGATCGCCGCCGTGTGGGTGCTGGGCATCGCCGTCGCGGCCGGCGCGCTGGGCTACCTCTGGTACCGCTCCACGGTCGAGCCGCCGCCGGGCTTCCCCGTGCAGTACGCGCCGCCACCCGGTCTGGGACCGGTGCAGACCGAGTTCATCCGCACCGAGAGCGTCCCCGGCAACGGGCTGACGGCCACGTTGTTCCACCTGGCCGACCGGGGCCTCGTCGAACTCCGGCAGGTCAACGCCTCGCACTGGGACGTCCGTGGAACCGCGCAGCGCAGTGCCTGGGCGGACGTCGACCCCGTCGGCGTCGCGGTCGGCTCCGCGCTGAAGGTGATGGGCCCCGGCACCGAGTTCGAGGCGAAGAAGACGGCGTCGTCCGGCAAGAAGCTGGAGAAGGCGAAGGCCGACATGGCCGTCGCGGTCCGAAAGTGGGCGGCCGACGAGGGATTGGTGGAGAAGCGCCGCGCGGAACTGTGGGTCCGGTCGGCCAACGCGCTGGCCGCGATCCTCGCGCTGTGCGGCTTCCTCCGCTGGGGTTTTCCCGCCACGATGTGGGGCCTGCCGTTCGCCGTCTTCTTCGCGGCCACCGTCCGCGCGTGGGCCGACGGCGTCGGCAGCAGGCGCACCGCCAAGGGCCGCGAACTGTGGTCGGCCGCCGGCGGTTTCCACCGGCTGCTGGCGACCGACTCGGCGGAGACGCGGTTCGACTTCGCCGCCCGCAGGGACCTCTACACCGCCTACGTGCCCTATGCGGTGGCCGCCGGCACAGCAGCGCTGTGGGCCAAGAAGTACTCCGACGCGACGGGAGACGTTGCGCCGCAACCTGGTTGGTACCAGTCCTCGTCCTCGTCGGGCGGCTGGACCGCGGCGAGTTCCGGCGGCGGCGACTTCGACGGTTTCACCTCGGCGCTCACGTCGTCAATCGGTGCGTACACCGCGTCGCAGTCCTCCTCGTCGTCGGGTGGCGGGAGCAGTGGCGGGTCCAGCGGCGGCGGTGGCGGTGGCGGCGGCGGCGGAGGAGGCGGCTCGTGGTGA
- a CDS encoding LemA family protein — translation MVTFGLTVLLVVLVAVLALVLVGYNKIRTADVRVAEALAGIDVELTRRAALIPGVMHAVQTLADHELAVLDRVTAANAALAAATGGPSVARRSAAQRDLDDAVGRAVAAARTSPSLASSAAFADLQQQLAATENTLAFARQYYNDAVATLNRLVTTLPWMVVAPLAGVPEREYYQLPR, via the coding sequence GTGGTGACGTTCGGCTTGACGGTGCTGCTGGTGGTGCTCGTCGCGGTGCTGGCCCTCGTCCTGGTGGGTTACAACAAGATCCGCACCGCCGACGTGCGGGTGGCCGAGGCGCTGGCGGGCATCGACGTCGAACTGACCCGTCGCGCCGCGCTGATTCCCGGTGTGATGCATGCGGTGCAGACCCTCGCCGACCACGAGCTGGCGGTGCTGGACCGCGTCACCGCCGCCAACGCCGCGCTCGCCGCGGCCACCGGCGGCCCGTCGGTGGCTCGGCGCAGCGCCGCCCAGCGGGATCTCGACGACGCCGTCGGCCGTGCCGTCGCCGCCGCCCGGACCAGCCCTTCGCTCGCGTCGTCGGCCGCGTTCGCGGACCTGCAGCAGCAGCTGGCGGCCACCGAGAACACGCTGGCCTTCGCCCGGCAGTACTACAACGACGCGGTCGCGACACTCAACCGGCTGGTCACCACGCTGCCGTGGATGGTGGTCGCGCCGCTGGCCGGCGTCCCCGAACGCGAGTACTACCAGCTGCCGCGCTAG
- the fmt gene encoding methionyl-tRNA formyltransferase — MRIVFAGTPEPALPSLRRLIDSPRHDVVAVLTRPDAASGRRGRPAPSPVAALALEAGIPVLRPERPNSAEFVAELGELAPECCAVVAYGALLRDGLLAVPPHGWINLHFSLLPAWRGAAPVQAAIAAGDTVTGATTFRIEPDLDSGPVFGVVTETIRPTDTAGDLLGRLATTGAGLLETTLDGIADGALHAVAQPADGITVAPKITVEEARVRWDLPAHVVDRRIRAVTPNPGAWTMIGDLRVKVGPVLPTERDPLPPGAIRADKAGVHVGTASSPVTLGWIQPPGKKPMAAADWARGARLDDTARAS, encoded by the coding sequence ATGCGAATCGTCTTCGCGGGCACACCCGAGCCCGCACTGCCGTCCCTGCGCCGCCTGATCGACTCGCCGCGCCACGACGTCGTCGCCGTGCTGACCCGGCCCGACGCGGCGTCCGGCCGCCGCGGCCGGCCCGCTCCGTCGCCCGTCGCGGCCCTCGCGCTCGAGGCGGGCATCCCGGTCCTGCGTCCGGAGCGCCCCAACTCCGCCGAGTTCGTCGCCGAACTGGGCGAGCTGGCGCCGGAGTGCTGCGCGGTGGTGGCCTACGGCGCGCTGCTGCGCGACGGGCTGCTGGCTGTCCCGCCGCACGGGTGGATCAACCTGCACTTCTCGCTGCTGCCGGCGTGGCGCGGCGCGGCGCCCGTGCAAGCCGCCATCGCCGCGGGGGACACCGTCACCGGGGCCACCACGTTCCGGATCGAACCGGACCTGGACTCCGGCCCCGTGTTCGGCGTGGTGACCGAGACCATCCGCCCCACCGACACCGCCGGCGACCTGCTGGGACGCCTCGCGACGACCGGCGCGGGCCTGCTGGAGACCACGCTCGACGGGATCGCCGACGGCGCCCTGCACGCGGTCGCACAGCCCGCCGACGGCATCACGGTCGCGCCGAAGATCACCGTCGAGGAGGCGCGCGTGCGGTGGGACCTGCCCGCCCACGTGGTGGACCGCCGGATCCGGGCGGTCACGCCCAACCCCGGCGCGTGGACCATGATCGGGGACCTGCGCGTCAAGGTCGGGCCGGTGCTGCCGACCGAACGGGATCCCCTGCCGCCCGGCGCCATCCGCGCCGACAAGGCCGGCGTGCACGTGGGCACCGCGTCGTCGCCGGTGACGCTGGGCTGGATCCAGCCGCCGGGCAAGAAGCCCATGGCGGCCGCGGACTGGGCGCGCGGCGCCCGCCTCGACGACACGGCGCGCGCCTCGTGA
- a CDS encoding RsmB/NOP family class I SAM-dependent RNA methyltransferase, giving the protein MTRPQRGRGGPRGPRRTPLDPARRVAFDVLRAVSERDAYANLTLPAMLRDRDVTGRDAAFATELAYGTCRSLGLLDAVIVAAAGRPLERIDPVLLDLLRLGAYQLLRTRVDAHAAVNTTVEQAAIEFDSARAGFVNGVLRTISARDEAQWVAELAPAAAGDPIGHLAFTHAHPRWIAQSFADALGADAGELPALLDSDDARPVVHLAARPGGTTAADLAAAVDGEIGRYSPYAVYLPGGDPGRLAAIRDGAAQVQDEGSQLVARALTLAPVDDDGGRWLDLCAGPGGKTALLAGLAAQTGARVTAVEPTEHRADLVEQNTRGLGVEVLRVDGRDTGLPAGSFDRVLVDAPCTGLGALRRRPEARWRRRPGDVGPLAKLQRELLASAIALTRPGGVVLYATCSPHLAETVGVVADALRRQPVRALDTWPLFDPVPAGTGPHVQLWPHRHGTDAMFAAALEVG; this is encoded by the coding sequence GTGACCCGGCCGCAGCGCGGGCGCGGCGGACCCCGCGGTCCGCGCCGCACGCCGCTCGACCCGGCCCGGCGGGTGGCCTTCGACGTCCTGCGGGCGGTGTCCGAGCGCGACGCCTACGCCAACCTGACGCTGCCCGCCATGCTGCGCGACCGCGACGTCACCGGGCGCGACGCCGCCTTCGCCACCGAGCTGGCCTACGGCACCTGCCGCAGCCTCGGCCTGCTCGACGCCGTGATCGTCGCCGCCGCGGGACGCCCGCTCGAGCGCATCGACCCGGTGCTGCTCGACCTGCTGCGCCTCGGCGCCTACCAGCTGCTGCGCACCCGCGTCGACGCGCACGCCGCCGTCAACACCACCGTCGAGCAGGCGGCCATCGAGTTCGATTCCGCGCGAGCGGGTTTCGTCAACGGCGTGCTGCGGACCATCTCGGCCAGGGACGAGGCGCAGTGGGTCGCCGAGCTGGCGCCCGCCGCGGCGGGCGACCCCATCGGCCACCTCGCCTTCACCCACGCCCACCCGCGGTGGATCGCCCAGTCGTTCGCCGACGCGCTCGGCGCCGACGCCGGCGAGCTACCGGCACTGCTCGACAGTGACGACGCGCGGCCGGTGGTGCACCTGGCCGCCCGCCCGGGCGGCACGACGGCCGCCGACCTCGCCGCCGCGGTCGACGGCGAGATCGGCCGGTACTCGCCGTACGCGGTCTACCTGCCGGGCGGTGACCCCGGCCGGCTGGCGGCGATCCGCGACGGCGCGGCCCAGGTGCAGGACGAGGGCAGCCAGCTCGTCGCCCGCGCGCTCACCCTGGCGCCGGTCGACGACGACGGCGGACGCTGGCTGGATCTGTGCGCGGGACCGGGCGGCAAGACGGCGCTGCTCGCCGGGCTGGCGGCGCAGACCGGCGCGCGGGTGACGGCCGTCGAACCCACCGAGCACCGCGCCGACCTCGTCGAGCAGAACACCCGCGGGCTCGGCGTGGAGGTCCTGCGCGTCGACGGCCGCGACACCGGCCTGCCCGCCGGCTCCTTCGACCGCGTCCTGGTCGATGCGCCGTGCACGGGTCTCGGTGCGCTGCGCCGCCGCCCGGAGGCGCGCTGGCGTCGCCGGCCCGGCGACGTGGGGCCGCTGGCCAAGCTGCAGCGCGAGTTGCTGGCGTCGGCGATCGCGCTGACCCGGCCGGGCGGCGTGGTGCTGTACGCCACGTGCTCACCGCACCTCGCCGAGACCGTGGGCGTGGTCGCCGACGCCCTGCGCCGCCAGCCGGTGCGGGCGCTGGACACCTGGCCGCTGTTCGACCCGGTGCCGGCGGGGACGGGTCCGCACGTGCAGCTGTGGCCGCATCGGCACGGGACGGACGCGATGTTCGCCGCTGCGCTGGAAGTAGGCTGA